In Prochlorococcus marinus XMU1406, the genomic stretch TATTTAAGGGATTTACATTTGGTTTAGAGCTCTTAAGCACAATATTATGTATGTAAAGATTATCGGCTTTTATATCAATTAATTTAGACTCATATATTGGGGTTTCGCTTTTGATTAAAAGATTTGAATAAATATAAAAAGCATCCATAATAGGCCCTAAATGTTCAATTTTGCCTTCAATAAGTGGTTTATCTACTATGGTTAATTTCCATTGAGAAATTATAGATATTTGATCTTTATTTTCATTATTGGAATAATCTGGTAATCCGATTATTTCTAGACTTGCCGAAGATTGATGAAATGACAATTTATTTTGCATCATATTAAAAATCGTATAGAAAATTCTTCAACTTTTGATAACCCTGATTTGAGATGCAAAAAGATAAAATAAGCAAAGATTTTGTGATAATTTCATCATTTTCAGCTTGATTTAAAAGCTTTTTCACTCTAATAGTATCTATATTAAATCTCTCTTTAATCAACTCAATAAATCTCTTATTAAAATCATTCCAAATAACTGAATTCTCTTCAATATCTTCTTTAGATTTTAGTATCTCTCTGATATAAGGATATAAATATTTAGACATTTCAACTGTAATTCTAATTAAAGCATCGAATTCGTTAAGTTTAATATTGTTTGTAACATAAGATTTTCTCAATGGATTATTGTTCCTTAATTTCCAAATAGTAACTTTATTTGGTAAAACATTATTTAAATTAAGCCTATTTGATAAGGCGTAAAGGGACTGAATGCCATTTAAGTCGATAGTTTCTAGTATTAATAGTAATAAATCAAGCTTCTCTATAGATTTTCTTGATACCTGATTTCCTCTAGTTAAAACTGTAATTGTTCTTTATTAAAATATGGACAAATTATAACAGAATTATTAATCCATTTTTTGAAATAAAAATGAATATAACTTATCTAGTTCTTCAATAGTTAGCATTCCATAACTCCACAATAATATTGGTAATGGAGTATTATTTTTGATAGATAATTTTATGCCAAGTTCAATAGATGATTCATCTAAACCTACTACATTAAATAAATAAATTATCATTTCTTTAGATATATAATTATTCATGAATATTATTTAATACTAGAGTAAATTAGAGATTTAGTCATTTGATTTAGGACTAATTTTCTTATAAAAAGAAAATTATTTAAAAGTAAAAATGAAAATTTCCTTATTGGGAATAAAAAAACGTTTCTATTAGCAAAAATTGATATCAATGAGTCAGTTATGAAAATAGTAACGATAATATCTAAAATCCTGCTAGAAAAATACTTAAATTTAAATGATGTCAGTTGCATTTTAGTAATAGCAGTATTTTTATTTAAAAGATCATAAATAGTATTAACATCTCTCCAACAACTATTTAGACCCTGACCACCAACAGGATGAAATGTATGAAATGCATCTCCAACAAAAACTAATTTTTTAAAATTTAAAACTGGTAAATTTAAGGATAATGAAACAGGAAAAATATTAAATTCTCCAACTATTTGATCCAAATTAAATTCAACCGGCAAGATAGTTGATAAATTATCCATTAAAAAATTCTTATCAGAATTTAACCTTTCAGTTGCCTTTAATGTACTGGAAGTCCAAATTACTTGATATAAGTTTTTTCCTAAAGGTAATAATGCAAGGGGTCCTTCTTTTCTAAAAATTTCATAAGCACGTTTTTCACAATGACCTCTAAGAGAAACTTTAAAAGTTAAACAAGACTGACTATAAGATTTTTTAATATCAACAAAATCTAAGAATTTTTTATCAAGTGAGTTTGCTCCTGTTGAAAAGAATTGATAATCAATTAATATTTTTTTACGTAATAATCTCTGTGGTGTCATAAAAAAAATATTTTCATAATTATCAATCTCTTGAAAAAATACGTTCATGAGATCCGAATGTTTAACTACCCAGCCAATATTTTCAGAAGAACTTATATCATCATCTAGGTCAGAAGTTGATAAATTGGTCAAAGCAGAAGTTACACTATCTGAAATTGAAAGGGTATCAAAGCCATATAAAAATGGTTCTAATTTTTTCCAAAGTCTGAATTTAGATAAGATTTTTCTTGTTGAGTGAGTAATTGCATAAGTTTTATCTTTATCAATTAATCTATCTTTTGTTAATAAATCAGTTAAAAAAATATTGCAATCAAATTTTGAAAGTGCAATTGAAAGTAATAGACCAGTGGGACCGGATCCAACAATTTTAAAATTGAATTTATTTTTCATCAAATTATATAAGTATCAACTATCTATTCAAATAAATATAGCAAATTTCCTCAAATGCTGGTCTTAATAAATAAGGATACTCACCCACCCATAAGTTAATTTCAGGAAGCCAAGCATCGGTCAAATAAAAATCTCTGTCAAAATTACGATTATCAGATGTTATTAAACATCTAATACTTGCACCCACCCTAATTTGACTGTGCTTATTTTCCATAGGAAAACTTAACTTTTCCAAATAACCTTCTTCATCTTCTAATTCAAGTACTAACCAAGTCCTTTTGTTTTCGATAACTTCTAATCGACCTTGCCTATTAGATTGTTCTCTTGAACTTTCAATCTTTTCTGTTTTATAAATATCTGATATGTAGCCATCAAATATAGAAAAAAATTTATATTTTCTTAATTTCAAATTTTTTCTACTTGATTCAAGAATTGGGCCCCAGATGATAAACAAAAAGAAGCCTACACATAGGAATAACCAGAAATTATTAGTTTGATCTCCAGTCGAACTAATAACTAATGAAATAAATCCACCAATTGAAGAAACTATTACTCTTTGAAGAATTTTTCTTGGATTCCCCAACGCGTACTTAAATTGACTTCCTGTACCAACTGCAGGAATAAGTTTTGAAATTTGACTTGAATTAATTGGAATTAACATTTTAAAAAATCAATTTTTCAAGTCCGTAAACTAATGTTTCATAATTACCTATCTTTTTAATAGCCTGTAAAACTCCTGGCATATATGCCTTTCTATCAATAGTGTCATGCTTAATTGTGTAAGTTTCACCTGGAGAACCCATAATTACTAACTGATGAGCGAGTAATCCTGGTAATCTTACAGAATGTATATTAATTCCTGAATCTCTGAGCCCACCCCGTACACCTTTCAATGACTCAGACTCTTTTACTAAATTCTGATTAAATTTCTTTGGATATTCTTCAATCATTTCTGCAGTTTTTATACATGTCCCACTAGGTGAATCAGCTTTTTGATTATGATGCATCTCTATTAATTCAATATTGTTATAAAACCTAGCAGCTACTGATGCCGCCTGCTGAAGAAGAACCATACCTACTGAAAAATTAGGAATTATTGCACAACCAACGGATGCTTTCTGAGCAAAAACAGACAAATCTTGTATTTGCGAAGGGCTTAGACCTGTAGTTCCTACGACTGGTGATACACCATATGCAATAGCTGATCTGGTATTTTCATATACAGAATCAGGATGAGTAAAATCAACCAGCACAGGTTTGATTTTTTCATTTCTATAATTTTGACTAACAGAACATAAAGTTCCTTCAAAATCATTAGAAACAAAAACATCACAATTTTCAACATTTAATAATTCAGAAATATTTGAGCCATTGTTCTTTTCGTTTATGTCGATTGCTGCAACAAGTTCACAATCTGTGGAATTTAATACAGTATTAACAACTTCGCTACCCATTCTGCCTAAAGCTCCGGAAACTAGTACTGGTATGGGTTTTTTAGAATTTTCAATCATTTTTTTTAAAAAAATTTTTTTAAAGGTTGTTACACGCTATTTATATTGCACACAATAACGTCTTTTCATTCGTAGGCTGGTAGAAATACTTAAAGAAAATCAATGTTTACGCAGGTCCGCTCAGCAAACCGCAGAGTATCTCCTGTTGAGGATAACAAACACAAAGTTGTAATAAAAGCAGTTTATGTTGTCCTTGAGCCACAATACCAAAATTCCTTAACGGAAGCTGCAAAGTCAATAAATAAGATGAATGGGCCAATAGGTATAGATCTTAGCGGCTATCTTATCGAAGAACTTAGGAATGATAGTAATTTTGAAGATTTTAAAGAAGATATAGCTAATGCAGATATATTTGTTGCTTCTCTAATTTTCATTGAAGATCTTGCTCAAAAAGTAGTTGATGCAGTATCTCCATTTAAAGACAAACTTAAAGCATCAATTGTTTTTCCCTCCATGCCAGAGGTAATGAGATTAAATAAGTTAGGTTCATTTAGTATGTCCCAACTTGGCCAATCTAAAAGTATTATTGGAGATTTAATAAAAAAGAAAAAAGAATCTGATGGAGCTAGTTTCCAAGATTCAATGTTGAAGTTATTAAATACACTACCTTCAATACTAAAATATCTACCAGTAGAAAAAGCTCAAGATGCTAGAACATTTATTCTGAGTTTTCAGTACTGGTTAGGTGGTACCACTGAGAACTTAAAAAACTTCTTGTTAATGATTTCTGAAAAGTATGCTGTTTCAGAGATCATAAAAGATCAAATAGAAGAATTTAAAATTCAAGACCCTGAAACATTCCCAGATTTAGGCATTTGGCATCCTCTTGCTCCTTGCATGTTTGAAAGTCTTAAAGAATATCAAAATTGGGAAAATAATAGAAAAGATATAAAACCTAAAGATGACAAAACTCCAACAATAGGTTTAGTGCTTCAAAGGAGTCATATCGTTACGGGAGATGATGCTCATTATGTTGCTGTTATTCAAGAATTGGAATACCGAGGTGCGAGGGTACTACCTATCTTCTGTGGAGGTCTAGATTTTTCGAAACCAGTTAAAGAATTTTATTATGATTCAATAAATAATGATCAACCTATAGTAGATGGAGTTGTATCTCTAACAGGATTTGCACTAGTTGGTGGGCCAGCAAGACAAGATCATCCTAAAGCTATTGAAGCTCTAAAAAGGTTAAACAGACCCTATATGGTTGCACTTCCATTAGTCTTCCAAACCACACAAGAATGGGAAGATAGTGATCTAGGGTTACACCCAGTTCAGGTAGCACTTCAGATTGCAATTCCAGAGCTTGATGGTGCTATAGAACCTATTATTCTCTCAGGTCGTGATGATGCTACAGGTAAGGCGCATACACTCCAAGATCGAGTTGATGTAATCGCAGAAAGAGCCATAAAATGGTCAACTTTAAGAGTTAAACAAAGAAAGGACAAAAAATTAGCCATCACAGTATTTAGTTTTCCACCAGACAAAGGAAATGTTGGTACGGCAGCATACTTAAATGTTTTCGGTTCAATTTATAGAGTACTCCTTGAAATGAAATCCAAAGGATATCAAATAGATGAACTTCCAAATAATTCAAAAGAATTAATGGAAAAAGTAATTAATAACCCTGAAGCAATGGACGGCTCTCCCGAGTTAAATATCGCTCATAAGATGTCAGTAAAAGAATACGAAGAGTTCACACCATATTCACAAAGACTTGAAGAGAATTGGGGTAAACCTCCTGGAAACCTAAATAGTGACGGACAAAATCTTCTTATTTATGGAAAACATTTTGGAAATGTTTTTATAGGTGTTCAACCAACATTCGGTTATGAAGGTGATCCAATGAGGTTACTTTATTCAAGAAGTGCAAGTCCTCATCATGGTTTTGCCGCTTATTACACCTATGTAGAAAAAATCTGGGGAGCTGATGCTGTTCTTCATTTTGGAACTCACGGATCACTTGAATTTATGCCTGGTAAACAGATGGGCATGAGTGAAACATGCTATCCGGATTCTCTCATTGGATCATTACCTAATTTGTATTACTATGCTGCTAATAATCCTTCTGAAGCTACAATCGCGAAAAGAAGAGGTTATGCCTCAACCATTAGCTATTTAACTCCTCCAGCAGAAAATGCAGGACTCTACAAAGGACTTAAAGAACTAAGCGAACTTGTTGGTTCTTATCAACAACTAAGAGAAAATAGTAGAGGTATTCAAATAGTTAATGCAATAGTCGAGACTTCTAAACAATGTAATCTTGATAAGGATGTTGAGCTCCCTTCAAAAGATGTAGAAGATCTCTCATTAGATGAAAGAGATTTATTTGTTGGTAATGTCTATAAACAGTTGATGGAAATTGAAAGTAGATTATTACCTTGCGGTCTTCATACTATTGGAGAAGCTCCAACAGCAGAAGAAGCTGTAGCAACTCTTGTAAATATTGCATCTTTAGAGAGAGAACAAGAGGGATTAAGATCTCTTCCTGGACTACTTGCTGAATCCATGGGTCTGACTATTGAACAAATTTATGATGGTAATAATAAAGGTGAACTCAAATTTGTAGAGTTAAATGAAAAAATCATAAAGACAGCAAGAGAGTCTATTTTTGCGATGGTCAACTCTTTAAAAATTGTTGATGGCAGAGTTTATTTAGAAAAATCACTTCTTTCCAAATTGTTTGACTTTTTTAAAGTATTTGGTCTGAATTTACCTACCCCTTGGCTAAGAGTCTGCAACTTAAATGGATTTAATGAAGTTAACCAGAAGGAATTAAATAAATTATTTGATTACTTACTTTTCTGTTTGGAACAGGTCTGTGCTGATAAAGAAATGGATAGCCTCATTAAAGCATTAGATGGAAATTATGTTTTACCTGGACCAGGTGGAGATCCTATAAGAAATCCAGGTGTTTTACCCAGTGGTAAAAATATCCATGCACTTGATCCACAATCAATTCCTACGACAGCAGCTGTAGCTGCTGCAAAGTCAGTTGTTGACAAACTAATTGAGAGACAAAAGGAAGAGCAAGGGACTTGGCCTGAAACAATTGCTTGTGTTTTATGGGGTACTGATAACATCAAAACTTATGGAGAATCACTTGCTCAAATCTTATGGTTTGTTGGGGTAAAACCAAAACCAGATTCTGTTGGAAGAATCAACAAATTAGAATTAATCCCTTTAGAAGAATTAGGTAGACCAAGAATAGATGTAGTCGTTAACTGCTCAGGAGTATTTAGAGATCTATTTATAAATCAGATGGCATTAATAGATCAGGCGGTCAAATTAGCGGCTGAGGCTGATGAACCATTGGAATCCAATTTTGTAAGGAAACATTCGCTAGAACAAGCAGAAAAAGAAGGTACCTCTATCAGAGAAGCTTCAGCGAGAGTATTCTCTAATGCGAGTGGAAGCTACAGTTCAAATGTTAATTTAGCCGTAGAAAACTCAACTTGGGAGGAAGAAAATGAATTACAAGAAATGTATTTATCACGCAAAACATACGCTTTTAATGCTGATAATCCAGGTGAGATGAATCAAAAAAGAGAGGTATTTGAGTCAGTAATGAAAACAGCAGATGTTACATTTCAAAACCTTGATTCCTCAGAGATTTCATTAACAGATGTAAGTCATTATTTTGATTCAGATCCAACCAAATTGATTAAGACACTAAGAGATGACGGAAAAGAACCAAGTAGCTACATAGCAGACACTACTACTTCTAATGCTCAAGTTAGAACACTTGGAGAAACTATCAGATTAGACTCAAGAACAAAACTTTTAAATCCTAAATGGTATGAAGGTATGCTTAAATCTGGTTATGAAGGAGTTAGAGAACTTTCTAACAGACTTAATTACACTCTTGGATGGAGTGCGACAAGTGGTCAAGTAGATAATTTTGTATATGAAGAAACTAATGAAACATTTATAAATGACGAAGAGATGAGGAAAAGATTAATGGATCTTAATCCTAATAGTTTCAGAAGAATTGTTGGAACTTTGCTAGAAGTCAATGGCAGGGGATATTGGGAAACTTCAGATGAAAATATTGAACAGTTGAAAGAGCTATACCAAGAGGTAGAGGATAAAATCGAAGGAGTTAAAGAATAATAAATTTATTATTTTCTGTAAATCCTATCAGCTACTTTCAGAATTTGATAATTTAGTTCCACGTTGTGAACTCTCACAATATCAATATTAAATTGAGAACAAAGACAGCTTACTGCAAGTGTTCCAATATCTCTTTCCTTTGGTTTTTTCTCATTCAAAATTTCTCCTATAAATCTTTTCCTGGATGCACCTATCAAAATTGGCAAATTCCATTTTTTAAATACATCTAAGTGTTTTAAAATTTCCAAATTATGAACAATATCCTTTGAAAAACCAATTCCAGGATCAACTATTATATTTCTCTTAGAAATATTTTTTTCTAAAGCATTTTTTATTAAATTATCAAGCGAATTCTTAACATCATTCAATACATCTTCGTAATTAGATAGTTCATTCATATTTTGACTATTTCCACGACTATGAGTTATAACGAATGGGCAGTCGAATTTAGATACAACATCCAAAATATTTATATCTCTTCTTCCTCCAGTGACATCATTTATCCAATTAGCACCATTTAAAAGAGCTTCATAAGCGACCTCAGAATTAAAGGTATCAATAGAAATTAAAACATCTGGATATTCAGATTTTATTAATTTCAGATATGGGATCAATCTTTTTATTTCTATACAAGGGCCCACTTCCTCAGCCCCAGGCCTTGTACTCTGAGCACCAAGATCTATAACATCCACACCATTACACAAAAAATGATTAACTAGATCCAAAACTTTTTTTGAAGAGTTTAATTCACCACCATCACTAAATGAATCTGGAGTTAAATTAATAACCCCCATAATTGAAGTTTTTTGTCCCCAGCCTTTTGGCCATGGATCTTTCTTATTGATAATTGGCAATTCTTGCAAAACTTTTCGGATCTAATGAAGCCCCTCCAACTAAGACCCCATCTATATCAGTCATTGACATAATTTCGTCAATATTATTAGGCTTAACAGATCCTCCATATTGAATAATTACATCATCAAAACCTATTAATTTCCTAATCAAAGAACATATCTTGTTAGCGTCTTTAGCCTCACATGTTTTACCTGTCCCAATAGCCCATATTGGTTCATATGCAACAATTAAATTTGATGGATCTGTATTTTCTAATCCTTGTTCAACCTGTCTAGTAATAACTCTATCAGCTTCTCCTCTTTCTCTTTGTTCTAATGTTTCTCCAACACAAACTATCGGAGTTAGTCCACTAGATTGAGCAAAAACTGCTCTTTTATTAATTTGTTCGTCACTTTCACTAAAATATTTCCTTGGTTCACTGTGGCCAACTATTGCATATGAGACACCATGTTCAAGAAGCATTTTGGGGGATATTTCTGCAGTAAATGCTCCTTCTTCCTCCCAATGAATATTTTGACTAGAAATATCTAAATAATTAAAATCAGAATGTCCAGAAAAGGTTGAAATCGCTGTAAAAGGTGGCGCAATAACAATTTTACGATCATTATTTATTTTTTTTATTAAAGGTATAAACTCTTCTAAATAAGACTTAGCTTCAGCACAAGTCATATGCATTTTCCAATTACCAGCAATAACAGATTTTCTCAAAATACTATCTCCAAGAAAATTATATTAATATAAATTGAGTTGAATAGGCGAATTATTCAAAAATTAATTCATTTTTTAGAAATATAACTTTATCTCCTTTATTTAATTTTCTTCCTCTCCTAGTTTCTATTACACCATTAACCCTAACAGAACCGGATTTAATAAAAACTTTTGCTTCTCCACCAGAAGAGACCAAATTTTTCCATTTTAAGAATTGATCCAATTTCATTATTTTATATAAGGAAAGATATTGGTAAAGTAGTATAAATAATTAAATATATAATATCTTGAGACTAATCCCACCATTAAGACCGTATTTAAATAGGTTTTTAAAGGGTTTTATATGCATGCTTATATATGTAGCTTGTTGGCCTTTGTTAGCTTATTTAGCTGGAAACTTAATTCCAGCAATTGGATCTGGTGATCTCTCAAAAGTCTCTAACATAATAATTAAGTCTTTATTTGTATTTTTAGTTCAAAAAACTGCTCAATTTGGACAAGATGTATTCATAGCAAAACCATCTTTAGAAATTAGTGAAGTAATGAGAGGAAATTTATTTAGCAAAATTCAAAAAATAAAGATGAATTCTGTTGAACAAATTTCAGCCGGAGACATAACATATAGATTAACAGAAGATGCAGATAGGGTAAGCGAAGTTATTTATAAAACAGCTCAGGATACTATTCCGTGTACCTTACAATTAATAGCGGTTATAGTGTATATGTTTTATTTAGATTGGTCACTAACATTATCAACTTTTGTTCTAGCACCATTGATTATTCTTTCAGTTAATAGTTTTGGAAGAAGAGTTTTATTCGCATCTGAAAAAAGTCAAGAATCAACAAGTAATTTAGCTGGCTTAATAGGTGAATCTATAAATGGGATGTCGACGATAAGGGCTTTTGCTGCAGAAAATTGGATTGAGAAAAGATTTTATAAAAGATTAAGTGCAAATAAAAAAGCAAAATATAAAACACTAAAATTACTTGCATTTCAACATCCAGTTGTAGGTTTTGTTGAAGCATTTGGAATATTAGCAATATTAGGCTTAGGCGCCGCAAGAATCAATCTAGGCCTTCTAACAAGCGAAGAATTTAGTAGTTTCTTTGCTGCAATATTGATGCTTATTGATCCAATAAGCCATGTAAGTACAAATTTTAATGACTATAAACAGGCAGAAGCCTCAATAAAAAGGTTGAAAAACATAAATCTAGAACCAATTGAAGATGATAGAGAAAATTTAAAAAAGATATCCAATATAGAAGGCAAAATTAGTTTCAAAAAAGTTAATTTCGCTTACAAAATAGAAAATCAAGTTCTTAAAAATATAAATTTAGAAATAAAAAAAGGGGAAGTCACAGCTTTCGTTGGAGCTTCTGGGGCTGGTAAAAGTACAATGTTGGCTTTGATATTAAAATTTATAACTCCAAATAATGGAGAAATTTTTATTGATGATAAAAATCTTAAGTTATTAAATACAAAAGATATTAGAAAAAAGATTGCATTAGTACAACAACAGCCTTTTTTGTTTTCAGGAAAAATTATTGATGTAATTAGAATGGGCAGAAATTTTACAAAAGAAGAAGTTATAGAATCAGCAAGAAAAGCTAACGCTCATAACTTCATTCAAAAGCTTCCTGAAAAATATGAAACTAAGATAACTGAAAGAGGATCAAATTTCTCAGGTGGTCAAATACAGAGGATAGCAATTGCAAGAGCTATACTTGGGAACCCATCAATTCTTCTTTTAGATGAGGCGACAAGTGCGTTAGATGCAGAATCAGAATCTGAGGTCCAAGAAAGTCTTAATAGAGCCATGAAGGATAGAACAGTTATTGTAATTGCTCATAGATTAGCCACTACTCAAGAGGCAAATAAAATA encodes the following:
- a CDS encoding DUF4335 domain-containing protein → MMQNKLSFHQSSASLEIIGLPDYSNNENKDQISIISQWKLTIVDKPLIEGKIEHLGPIMDAFYIYSNLLIKSETPIYESKLIDIKADNLYIHNIVLKSSKPNVNPLNIKIGNTSLTDTINCFDQLNESSKVRIKNTVVSNYIPKKGRFVLNNKLKILNFIMPPFIAIFSLILCSSTFIYFYNPVEDKEKNELIIPE
- a CDS encoding DUF3038 domain-containing protein, which encodes MTVLTRGNQVSRKSIEKLDLLLLILETIDLNGIQSLYALSNRLNLNNVLPNKVTIWKLRNNNPLRKSYVTNNIKLNEFDALIRITVEMSKYLYPYIREILKSKEDIEENSVIWNDFNKRFIELIKERFNIDTIRVKKLLNQAENDEIITKSLLILSFCISNQGYQKLKNFLYDF
- a CDS encoding DUF2949 domain-containing protein produces the protein MNNYISKEMIIYLFNVVGLDESSIELGIKLSIKNNTPLPILLWSYGMLTIEELDKLYSFLFQKMD
- a CDS encoding FAD-dependent monooxygenase, whose protein sequence is MKNKFNFKIVGSGPTGLLLSIALSKFDCNIFLTDLLTKDRLIDKDKTYAITHSTRKILSKFRLWKKLEPFLYGFDTLSISDSVTSALTNLSTSDLDDDISSSENIGWVVKHSDLMNVFFQEIDNYENIFFMTPQRLLRKKILIDYQFFSTGANSLDKKFLDFVDIKKSYSQSCLTFKVSLRGHCEKRAYEIFRKEGPLALLPLGKNLYQVIWTSSTLKATERLNSDKNFLMDNLSTILPVEFNLDQIVGEFNIFPVSLSLNLPVLNFKKLVFVGDAFHTFHPVGGQGLNSCWRDVNTIYDLLNKNTAITKMQLTSFKFKYFSSRILDIIVTIFITDSLISIFANRNVFLFPIRKFSFLLLNNFLFIRKLVLNQMTKSLIYSSIK
- the dapB gene encoding 4-hydroxy-tetrahydrodipicolinate reductase, with the translated sequence MIENSKKPIPVLVSGALGRMGSEVVNTVLNSTDCELVAAIDINEKNNGSNISELLNVENCDVFVSNDFEGTLCSVSQNYRNEKIKPVLVDFTHPDSVYENTRSAIAYGVSPVVGTTGLSPSQIQDLSVFAQKASVGCAIIPNFSVGMVLLQQAASVAARFYNNIELIEMHHNQKADSPSGTCIKTAEMIEEYPKKFNQNLVKESESLKGVRGGLRDSGINIHSVRLPGLLAHQLVIMGSPGETYTIKHDTIDRKAYMPGVLQAIKKIGNYETLVYGLEKLIF
- a CDS encoding magnesium chelatase subunit H, giving the protein MFTQVRSANRRVSPVEDNKHKVVIKAVYVVLEPQYQNSLTEAAKSINKMNGPIGIDLSGYLIEELRNDSNFEDFKEDIANADIFVASLIFIEDLAQKVVDAVSPFKDKLKASIVFPSMPEVMRLNKLGSFSMSQLGQSKSIIGDLIKKKKESDGASFQDSMLKLLNTLPSILKYLPVEKAQDARTFILSFQYWLGGTTENLKNFLLMISEKYAVSEIIKDQIEEFKIQDPETFPDLGIWHPLAPCMFESLKEYQNWENNRKDIKPKDDKTPTIGLVLQRSHIVTGDDAHYVAVIQELEYRGARVLPIFCGGLDFSKPVKEFYYDSINNDQPIVDGVVSLTGFALVGGPARQDHPKAIEALKRLNRPYMVALPLVFQTTQEWEDSDLGLHPVQVALQIAIPELDGAIEPIILSGRDDATGKAHTLQDRVDVIAERAIKWSTLRVKQRKDKKLAITVFSFPPDKGNVGTAAYLNVFGSIYRVLLEMKSKGYQIDELPNNSKELMEKVINNPEAMDGSPELNIAHKMSVKEYEEFTPYSQRLEENWGKPPGNLNSDGQNLLIYGKHFGNVFIGVQPTFGYEGDPMRLLYSRSASPHHGFAAYYTYVEKIWGADAVLHFGTHGSLEFMPGKQMGMSETCYPDSLIGSLPNLYYYAANNPSEATIAKRRGYASTISYLTPPAENAGLYKGLKELSELVGSYQQLRENSRGIQIVNAIVETSKQCNLDKDVELPSKDVEDLSLDERDLFVGNVYKQLMEIESRLLPCGLHTIGEAPTAEEAVATLVNIASLEREQEGLRSLPGLLAESMGLTIEQIYDGNNKGELKFVELNEKIIKTARESIFAMVNSLKIVDGRVYLEKSLLSKLFDFFKVFGLNLPTPWLRVCNLNGFNEVNQKELNKLFDYLLFCLEQVCADKEMDSLIKALDGNYVLPGPGGDPIRNPGVLPSGKNIHALDPQSIPTTAAVAAAKSVVDKLIERQKEEQGTWPETIACVLWGTDNIKTYGESLAQILWFVGVKPKPDSVGRINKLELIPLEELGRPRIDVVVNCSGVFRDLFINQMALIDQAVKLAAEADEPLESNFVRKHSLEQAEKEGTSIREASARVFSNASGSYSSNVNLAVENSTWEEENELQEMYLSRKTYAFNADNPGEMNQKREVFESVMKTADVTFQNLDSSEISLTDVSHYFDSDPTKLIKTLRDDGKEPSSYIADTTTSNAQVRTLGETIRLDSRTKLLNPKWYEGMLKSGYEGVRELSNRLNYTLGWSATSGQVDNFVYEETNETFINDEEMRKRLMDLNPNSFRRIVGTLLEVNGRGYWETSDENIEQLKELYQEVEDKIEGVKE
- the folP gene encoding dihydropteroate synthase, producing MPIINKKDPWPKGWGQKTSIMGVINLTPDSFSDGGELNSSKKVLDLVNHFLCNGVDVIDLGAQSTRPGAEEVGPCIEIKRLIPYLKLIKSEYPDVLISIDTFNSEVAYEALLNGANWINDVTGGRRDINILDVVSKFDCPFVITHSRGNSQNMNELSNYEDVLNDVKNSLDNLIKNALEKNISKRNIIVDPGIGFSKDIVHNLEILKHLDVFKKWNLPILIGASRKRFIGEILNEKKPKERDIGTLAVSCLCSQFNIDIVRVHNVELNYQILKVADRIYRK
- the tpiA gene encoding triose-phosphate isomerase: MRKSVIAGNWKMHMTCAEAKSYLEEFIPLIKKINNDRKIVIAPPFTAISTFSGHSDFNYLDISSQNIHWEEEGAFTAEISPKMLLEHGVSYAIVGHSEPRKYFSESDEQINKRAVFAQSSGLTPIVCVGETLEQRERGEADRVITRQVEQGLENTDPSNLIVAYEPIWAIGTGKTCEAKDANKICSLIRKLIGFDDVIIQYGGSVKPNNIDEIMSMTDIDGVLVGGASLDPKSFARIANYQ
- a CDS encoding RNA-binding S4 domain-containing protein produces the protein MKLDQFLKWKNLVSSGGEAKVFIKSGSVRVNGVIETRRGRKLNKGDKVIFLKNELIFE
- a CDS encoding ABC transporter ATP-binding protein; protein product: MLIYVACWPLLAYLAGNLIPAIGSGDLSKVSNIIIKSLFVFLVQKTAQFGQDVFIAKPSLEISEVMRGNLFSKIQKIKMNSVEQISAGDITYRLTEDADRVSEVIYKTAQDTIPCTLQLIAVIVYMFYLDWSLTLSTFVLAPLIILSVNSFGRRVLFASEKSQESTSNLAGLIGESINGMSTIRAFAAENWIEKRFYKRLSANKKAKYKTLKLLAFQHPVVGFVEAFGILAILGLGAARINLGLLTSEEFSSFFAAILMLIDPISHVSTNFNDYKQAEASIKRLKNINLEPIEDDRENLKKISNIEGKISFKKVNFAYKIENQVLKNINLEIKKGEVTAFVGASGAGKSTMLALILKFITPNNGEIFIDDKNLKLLNTKDIRKKIALVQQQPFLFSGKIIDVIRMGRNFTKEEVIESARKANAHNFIQKLPEKYETKITERGSNFSGGQIQRIAIARAILGNPSILLLDEATSALDAESESEVQESLNRAMKDRTVIVIAHRLATTQEANKIVVFDKGEIIEVGKHIDLINKSGIYKELCEKQLIKKL